The Stieleria sp. JC731 genome has a segment encoding these proteins:
- a CDS encoding ABC transporter ATP-binding protein, translating into MSTPIISVENLSKAYRVGAKDEMPDTLVGAAKGMLTAPLRNLRSLRQLDTAKSGKSKSSEDTLWALKDVSFEINRGDVVGVIGHNGAGKSTLLKILSRITEPTEGRAVVRGRVSSLLEVGTGFHPELTGRENVYMNGTILGMTKKEIDRKFDEIVSFSGIGKFLDTPTKRYSSGMQVRLAFAVAAHLEPEILIIDEVLAVGDVEFQRKCLGKMHEVARGGRTVVFVSHNMTAVETLCTSCHWMELGQVKESGETGNLLRKYFQSMNERSQSGAAECSRMENGFQCCRVQLRDQSSGFANVFDNGDEVTVDIDLKFELPDIPVVQFGLDVFSPTGVLVGNWNNRLAGVDEVVPSSMMNVKWKFGTAGFTPGNYIIGLRVKDPRSGRMISRIENAASFEVLNRKVAELDPSFGNGNGFISLNARIEVESVCE; encoded by the coding sequence ATGTCAACTCCGATAATATCCGTTGAAAATTTGTCCAAAGCCTATCGAGTCGGGGCGAAAGATGAGATGCCCGATACTCTTGTGGGCGCGGCTAAGGGCATGTTAACTGCGCCCTTGAGAAACCTGCGATCTTTGCGGCAGCTTGATACAGCTAAATCGGGGAAATCGAAGTCGTCTGAAGATACGCTTTGGGCGCTGAAAGACGTGTCCTTCGAGATTAATCGTGGGGATGTTGTTGGGGTAATAGGCCACAATGGAGCCGGTAAGAGCACCCTCCTGAAAATTCTTAGCCGAATTACGGAGCCAACAGAGGGGCGAGCGGTCGTCCGAGGAAGGGTTAGTAGTCTCCTTGAAGTGGGGACAGGGTTTCATCCAGAGCTTACCGGTCGTGAAAATGTATATATGAACGGGACGATTCTCGGGATGACAAAGAAGGAGATTGACCGGAAGTTCGACGAAATCGTCAGTTTTAGTGGTATCGGAAAATTTCTGGATACTCCAACCAAGCGTTATTCAAGCGGTATGCAGGTTAGGTTGGCGTTTGCTGTTGCCGCTCACCTAGAACCAGAGATATTGATTATTGATGAGGTTCTGGCTGTAGGGGATGTTGAGTTTCAGCGCAAATGCTTGGGGAAAATGCATGAAGTCGCGAGGGGGGGGCGGACTGTTGTGTTCGTGAGCCACAATATGACCGCTGTGGAGACATTGTGTACGTCTTGTCATTGGATGGAGTTAGGGCAAGTCAAGGAGAGTGGTGAGACAGGCAACTTGCTGCGCAAATATTTCCAATCGATGAATGAGCGAAGCCAGTCTGGTGCGGCAGAATGCAGCAGGATGGAAAACGGGTTTCAGTGCTGCAGGGTTCAGCTCCGTGACCAGTCCAGCGGCTTTGCCAACGTATTTGATAATGGTGATGAGGTGACCGTTGATATTGATCTGAAATTCGAATTGCCTGATATTCCAGTTGTTCAGTTTGGGTTAGATGTGTTTTCGCCAACGGGAGTGTTGGTCGGTAACTGGAATAACCGATTGGCTGGAGTCGATGAGGTCGTCCCGTCGTCAATGATGAATGTGAAGTGGAAGTTTGGAACGGCAGGATTTACACCAGGGAACTACATTATTGGGTTGCGTGTGAAAGATCCAAGATCTGGTAGGATGATTTCACGAATTGAGAATGCTGCTTCCTTCGAAGTTCTTAATAGGAAGGTGGCTGAGTTGGACCCGTCTTTCGGCAATGGGAACGGTTTCATTTCACTAAATGCTCGAATAGAAGTGGAGAGCGTTTGTGAGTAA
- a CDS encoding ABC transporter permease: MSTIEAQTNLDSSDSNLSDGPSASSGYELIIEPRKGLQLFDWKELVAYRDLFRFLIWRQIKVRYAQSAIGIGWAVIQPLFSMVLFTVIFGKLAEIDSNGAPYALFSLAALLPWTYFSNAITDGVASLVSEANMLRKIYFPRLLLPLSAVCAKLVDFVIAAVMMGILMVIYQHAPPIQILVLPLAAALMIITASGVSVWLTALAVQYRDVKHAMSFLVQLGMYASPVVYPVSLIPDQYRLLYAINPMAGVIEAFRAGLLGTQPIPWDLLAVGTVSSSVLLLSGLLFFRSKEKIFADVA; the protein is encoded by the coding sequence GTGTCAACCATCGAAGCACAAACCAACCTGGACTCGTCTGACTCGAACCTCAGCGACGGGCCATCGGCGTCTAGCGGTTACGAGCTGATTATCGAGCCGCGGAAAGGCTTGCAGTTATTTGATTGGAAAGAGTTAGTTGCTTACCGCGACTTATTTCGCTTTTTGATTTGGCGTCAGATCAAAGTTCGCTATGCACAATCGGCGATCGGCATTGGTTGGGCAGTCATTCAGCCACTCTTTTCGATGGTGCTGTTCACGGTCATCTTCGGCAAGCTGGCAGAGATCGATTCCAACGGTGCCCCCTATGCGTTGTTTAGCCTAGCGGCGTTATTGCCTTGGACTTACTTTAGCAACGCGATTACCGATGGGGTGGCAAGTTTGGTGAGTGAAGCGAACATGCTTCGCAAGATCTACTTTCCACGGCTGTTGCTGCCACTGTCGGCAGTGTGTGCAAAGCTTGTCGATTTTGTCATAGCGGCGGTGATGATGGGGATCCTGATGGTGATTTATCAGCATGCCCCGCCGATTCAGATTTTAGTGCTGCCGCTAGCAGCGGCATTGATGATTATCACTGCGAGTGGTGTCAGCGTATGGTTGACGGCGCTTGCGGTTCAGTATCGTGACGTCAAGCATGCGATGAGCTTTTTGGTGCAGTTGGGGATGTACGCCAGCCCGGTGGTATACCCGGTTTCGCTGATCCCGGATCAGTACCGTTTGCTCTACGCCATCAATCCAATGGCGGGTGTGATTGAAGCGTTCCGTGCGGGCCTTTTAGGGACACAGCCGATCCCATGGGATTTACTTGCCGTCGGTACGGTAAGTAGCTCGGTTCTCCTGCTGTCTGGATTGTTGTTCTTCCGTAGCAAAGAGAAAATCTTCGCGGATGTTGCGTAA
- a CDS encoding sulfotransferase family protein: protein MPGFIICGAMKCGTSTVHALLEKHPAVFVPKDEVNFFDIDDIFQHSDFFINGSERWHVPNILDGSTRYWEWYQRFFQEAPSDAILGEDSTCYLASPRAFKRIGMQEQPIKLVVCLRQPTQRAYSQYWHMLRTGRAMFTFEDTLRFIPSMVLARSMYLEQVRRMLEFIPRERVFFFVLEEFVSDKAGIAKGLSDFLGIDYSLFPSDALQTHTNKAKFPRSVRLQALKNRMLRSAGNQQYVGRLPYSVDIGSRQMPLAARAIEWVHNRINPSRMGATPKMEASTKEFLDDFFRRELDGLSELVGKDLEKYWY from the coding sequence TTGCCCGGGTTTATTATTTGTGGTGCGATGAAGTGTGGCACAAGTACCGTTCATGCGCTGCTGGAGAAACACCCGGCTGTGTTTGTACCGAAGGACGAGGTCAACTTCTTTGATATTGACGACATCTTTCAGCATTCCGACTTTTTTATTAACGGAAGCGAGCGATGGCATGTCCCAAATATCCTTGATGGCTCAACACGCTATTGGGAATGGTATCAGCGGTTCTTTCAAGAAGCTCCCTCGGATGCGATCTTAGGAGAAGATTCCACTTGCTACCTAGCTTCGCCACGTGCCTTTAAGCGTATCGGGATGCAAGAGCAGCCAATTAAGCTTGTGGTGTGCTTGCGGCAACCTACTCAGAGGGCTTATTCCCAGTACTGGCACATGCTGCGAACAGGACGTGCCATGTTTACGTTTGAGGATACGTTGCGATTTATTCCGTCAATGGTACTCGCACGCAGCATGTACCTTGAGCAGGTCCGGCGGATGCTCGAGTTCATTCCTCGTGAGCGAGTATTTTTCTTTGTTCTGGAAGAATTTGTTTCGGATAAGGCCGGTATCGCGAAGGGGTTGTCTGACTTTCTTGGGATCGACTATTCCCTCTTCCCCTCGGATGCTCTGCAAACACATACAAATAAGGCAAAGTTTCCTCGAAGTGTGCGATTGCAAGCGTTGAAGAATCGGATGTTGCGATCAGCGGGGAACCAGCAGTACGTCGGGCGGTTGCCCTATTCAGTCGATATCGGTTCGCGCCAAATGCCGCTCGCTGCGCGTGCGATCGAATGGGTGCATAATCGTATCAACCCATCGCGGATGGGAGCTACGCCCAAGATGGAAGCGAGTACAAAGGAGTTTCTGGACGACTTCTTCAGGAGGGAGTTGGACGGGCTGTCAGAGCTCGTAGGGAAAGATCTAGAAAAGTATTGGTATTAA
- a CDS encoding glycosyltransferase family 4 protein, translated as MRIGIFVQPVAVSQKTGISRYTVGLVEALLELGTDDLFYLYYRRQKNDPVKDWLAGHPRVVHRGFAFPDIDERPKWWWDYYLPARLVLDRISVFHSPSHIVPSFGPPSVVTIHDLAYYFMKVKGEGLDRYLKRWTDRSMKLATKVTAVSQSTANDCIGQGVDREKVHVIYQGFESAVSDPASVLSEDSAFPDSQSLLQKGYVLFMGTMQPRKNVPYLVEEYARVASQVSWDLVLAGAPGESSDDVARSIDRFGVGDRVHQLGFVDDQQRASLYRNAAVFAYPSRYEGFGLVVLEAMSYGVPVVASSNSSLPEAVGGAGTLVDVDREGSLAEAILELHDRAELRHSHVEKGYKHVQRFSWEASAAQMLELYYQAASARR; from the coding sequence ATGCGGATTGGAATCTTTGTTCAGCCGGTTGCGGTTTCGCAGAAGACAGGTATCAGTCGATACACCGTCGGTCTCGTCGAGGCTCTGTTGGAGCTTGGCACCGACGATCTGTTTTATCTGTACTATCGAAGACAGAAGAATGATCCGGTTAAGGATTGGTTGGCCGGGCATCCACGCGTCGTTCATCGTGGCTTTGCCTTTCCTGATATCGATGAGCGGCCAAAGTGGTGGTGGGATTATTATTTGCCCGCGAGGTTAGTGCTTGACCGAATTTCGGTCTTTCATAGCCCCAGCCACATCGTTCCCTCTTTCGGACCGCCCTCCGTCGTCACCATTCATGACTTGGCGTATTACTTTATGAAGGTGAAGGGCGAGGGGCTCGATCGCTATCTGAAGCGATGGACCGATCGCTCGATGAAGCTCGCAACGAAAGTCACCGCGGTGTCGCAATCAACTGCGAATGATTGCATCGGCCAGGGGGTCGATCGCGAAAAGGTCCACGTCATCTATCAGGGGTTTGAGTCGGCGGTGAGTGATCCGGCCTCTGTCCTGTCAGAGGATTCAGCGTTTCCCGACTCGCAAAGTTTGTTGCAAAAAGGCTACGTGCTGTTCATGGGGACGATGCAGCCTAGGAAAAACGTTCCTTATTTAGTCGAAGAATATGCAAGAGTCGCAAGTCAAGTCTCTTGGGACCTTGTTCTTGCCGGAGCACCTGGTGAATCGAGTGACGACGTGGCCCGATCGATCGATCGATTCGGTGTGGGTGATCGGGTTCACCAGCTCGGCTTTGTCGATGATCAACAGCGGGCAAGTCTGTATCGAAACGCAGCCGTGTTCGCCTACCCGAGTCGCTATGAGGGGTTCGGGCTGGTTGTGTTGGAAGCGATGTCGTATGGCGTGCCTGTGGTTGCTTCCAGCAACAGTTCATTGCCCGAGGCGGTCGGTGGCGCCGGGACCCTTGTCGATGTGGATCGCGAGGGATCCCTGGCTGAAGCAATTTTGGAACTCCATGATCGTGCAGAGCTACGGCACAGTCACGTTGAGAAGGGCTACAAGCACGTGCAGCGGTTTTCATGGGAGGCATCTGCGGCGCAGATGCTGGAGCTGTATTATCAAGCCGCGTCGGCGCGGCGTTAG
- a CDS encoding glycosyltransferase family 2 protein — MNRQEGQNTEEGVAVSVVIPTFNRGHRIVRAVESVLASDGDVVGEVIVVDDGSSDGSCANLEQIDNRVRLVTIGNQGAAKARLVGVENASCDFVSFLDSDDTSCDGRVKYLLEALLDSPGCIASFGTITDSPGGLRGIAEELPGLSAQSNVYEGSFGKLLRNGCFVPSMNLCTRKVVALRAARTQGFFPSANDYDFVLGIAQQGDFAFCSKAKICCERLADGISLSNKDTQMCYALLAGDFRLRQCGSDARRWKADFRFRVVQRWPPALVRSWRAGRYGMAAKVAAIGIRYGLASSNLKQLYWSWDHARRTRGTDSVQRMVDGSAVVDRSSIHESQS, encoded by the coding sequence ATGAATCGACAAGAGGGTCAGAATACAGAGGAGGGTGTCGCGGTCTCTGTAGTGATCCCCACCTTCAATCGTGGTCATCGCATCGTTCGGGCTGTGGAGAGTGTCCTTGCAAGCGATGGAGACGTTGTAGGCGAAGTAATTGTTGTTGATGACGGTTCATCCGATGGGTCATGTGCAAATCTTGAGCAGATCGACAATAGAGTCCGCTTGGTAACGATTGGAAATCAGGGCGCTGCCAAAGCGAGGCTTGTTGGCGTCGAAAATGCTTCGTGTGATTTCGTCAGTTTTTTGGATTCCGATGATACGTCCTGCGATGGGCGCGTGAAGTATCTTCTAGAAGCCTTGCTTGATTCACCTGGGTGTATTGCAAGTTTTGGAACAATCACTGATAGCCCCGGGGGGTTGCGAGGGATCGCTGAGGAGTTGCCCGGGTTGTCAGCTCAGTCCAATGTGTACGAAGGGTCGTTCGGAAAGCTGCTGAGGAATGGTTGCTTCGTTCCTTCGATGAACTTGTGCACCAGGAAGGTTGTGGCGCTTCGAGCGGCTCGTACCCAAGGCTTTTTTCCATCTGCCAATGACTATGATTTCGTATTAGGGATTGCTCAGCAAGGTGATTTTGCGTTCTGCTCGAAAGCCAAGATCTGCTGCGAGCGTCTGGCGGATGGTATTAGTCTTTCGAATAAAGACACGCAGATGTGTTACGCATTGCTGGCAGGTGATTTTCGTCTGCGGCAATGTGGTTCTGATGCTCGAAGATGGAAAGCGGACTTTCGGTTTAGGGTTGTTCAGCGTTGGCCTCCTGCGTTGGTGCGGTCTTGGCGGGCAGGACGCTACGGTATGGCCGCAAAGGTCGCGGCGATTGGGATCAGATACGGCTTGGCGTCAAGTAATCTCAAGCAGCTGTACTGGAGTTGGGACCACGCACGCCGGACTCGGGGTACCGATTCGGTTCAGAGAATGGTTGATGGATCGGCTGTTGTTGATCGCAGCTCAATTCATGAATCGCAATCCTGA
- a CDS encoding polysaccharide pyruvyl transferase family protein, translating into MKLYYYQSKSGNVGDDLNPWLWPRVLDRRLDADGDHLLIGIGSILNNRIPVAREYTVLGAGLAGQPPRLDVGRWDFVALRGPLSKAGVEVDSNIPLLDPAYLMVSEFPAGNRESCEEIGYIPHFRSIDIGAWESVCDYSGLKFIDPRWHVEKFLKALWKCDRVITEAMHGAILADAYGIPWLGVKAHGQVNSFKWSDWGQSLDLDFNLQLIPATWKGEGGLSITKRSKIELKRFAKFIGVFQDGWSPIESRRTKSSSEEIKETASLLRRISESSDFLLSDQRLREAKTEHLREAIVNWLRTRSE; encoded by the coding sequence ATGAAACTCTACTATTACCAAAGTAAGTCAGGAAACGTTGGTGACGATCTAAATCCGTGGTTGTGGCCCAGGGTCCTTGATAGAAGGTTGGATGCGGATGGCGATCATCTCTTAATCGGGATTGGTTCGATTCTGAATAACAGGATTCCCGTGGCGCGTGAGTACACAGTTTTGGGAGCTGGTTTGGCAGGGCAGCCACCCCGATTAGACGTAGGACGGTGGGATTTTGTTGCACTTCGTGGCCCATTGAGTAAGGCGGGAGTGGAGGTCGACTCGAACATACCTCTGTTAGACCCCGCGTATCTAATGGTTTCCGAATTTCCTGCTGGCAATCGAGAGTCTTGCGAAGAGATTGGTTATATCCCCCATTTTCGTAGCATTGACATTGGGGCTTGGGAATCTGTCTGTGACTATTCAGGATTAAAGTTTATTGATCCTAGGTGGCATGTTGAAAAGTTCTTGAAAGCCTTGTGGAAATGTGATCGAGTCATAACTGAAGCAATGCACGGAGCGATTCTCGCTGATGCGTATGGAATCCCTTGGTTGGGCGTCAAGGCTCATGGGCAAGTAAATAGCTTTAAATGGAGCGATTGGGGCCAATCGCTCGATCTAGATTTCAATTTGCAGCTCATTCCCGCAACTTGGAAGGGAGAAGGCGGGTTGTCGATCACTAAGCGGTCGAAAATTGAATTGAAACGATTCGCAAAGTTTATTGGGGTATTTCAGGATGGCTGGTCTCCGATTGAATCTCGGAGAACGAAAAGCAGTAGCGAGGAGATAAAAGAGACTGCCTCGCTCTTAAGGCGTATAAGCGAGTCAAGCGATTTCTTGCTTTCCGATCAGCGATTGCGGGAGGCGAAAACTGAGCATTTGCGTGAAGCGATTGTAAATTGGCTAAGGACACGAAGCGAGTGA
- a CDS encoding glycosyltransferase → MSESPNQSTIRVGFVMHKMQVAGAEVLVEQIIDRLDGRIDATVFCLDDVGEIGYRLRDNGVPVIVLGRRPGMDLSVASKLATEVKQRGIQVLHAHQYTPFFYSAIARIRYGAKAKVIFTEHGRHYPDVVSWKRRLANRALLQRYADITTACCDFSTKALQTIEGFPKAFTLNNGVDVSDLVPRGDAAERAALRDRLGLDQDRPYAACIARFHEVKDHATLIRAWARVHEQLPEAELLLVGDGEERANIENLITKLSSTGNSQLASRISLLGIRNDVPDLLRAIDVFTLTSVSEAASLTLLEAMASECPSVVTDVGGNSEHLRHGVDGYLAPRGDDLKLAECLLALLRKPAKAQEFGRSARKQVLQKFDLNDAIDQYLEHFKALAGTA, encoded by the coding sequence TTGTCTGAATCACCAAACCAATCCACTATTCGCGTCGGCTTCGTCATGCACAAGATGCAGGTGGCTGGCGCCGAGGTCTTGGTCGAGCAGATCATCGATCGATTGGATGGAAGGATTGACGCAACGGTGTTTTGCCTCGATGACGTTGGCGAGATCGGATACCGACTTCGGGATAACGGTGTGCCGGTGATCGTATTGGGGCGACGTCCGGGGATGGACTTGTCGGTCGCGAGCAAACTGGCGACGGAAGTAAAGCAGCGTGGCATCCAAGTGTTGCACGCGCACCAGTACACTCCGTTCTTTTATTCAGCTATCGCGCGAATACGCTACGGTGCGAAAGCCAAGGTGATATTCACCGAACACGGGCGACATTACCCCGACGTGGTCTCGTGGAAACGGCGGCTCGCCAATCGGGCGCTGCTGCAGCGGTACGCGGACATCACCACCGCCTGCTGTGACTTCAGCACCAAGGCCCTACAAACGATTGAAGGCTTTCCGAAAGCATTCACGCTGAACAACGGTGTCGACGTCAGTGACTTAGTCCCGCGTGGAGATGCAGCGGAACGCGCAGCACTACGTGATCGATTGGGACTGGATCAAGATCGGCCCTATGCGGCTTGCATCGCCAGGTTTCACGAGGTGAAAGACCACGCAACACTGATCCGAGCCTGGGCCCGAGTCCACGAGCAGCTTCCCGAAGCTGAATTATTGCTCGTCGGTGATGGTGAAGAGCGAGCAAACATCGAAAACCTCATCACCAAACTGTCATCAACGGGGAATTCGCAACTCGCATCTCGAATCTCTCTTCTGGGGATCCGAAATGACGTCCCCGACCTGCTGCGTGCGATCGACGTATTCACACTGACCAGTGTGAGTGAAGCGGCATCGTTGACGTTGCTCGAAGCGATGGCGAGTGAATGTCCCAGCGTGGTAACCGATGTCGGCGGGAACTCCGAACACTTGCGGCACGGCGTCGACGGTTACCTGGCCCCGCGAGGCGACGATCTGAAGTTGGCTGAGTGCCTTTTGGCGTTACTACGCAAGCCTGCGAAGGCGCAGGAGTTTGGGCGGTCAGCAAGAAAGCAAGTTTTGCAAAAGTTTGATCTCAATGACGCGATCGATCAGTACTTAGAACATTTCAAGGCATTGGCGGGCACCGCCTGA
- a CDS encoding acyltransferase: MKELAKRIVRGLAIVAVSPLLLTHAIASKVSGRDSSLESHSQLLSLIPGTLGSYLRVGFYRCTIQYCDPTATICFGALLSKASARIEKNVYVGPRCMLGWVNLEQDVLLGPAVQIPSGPHTHGIEDLSVPIREQPGKPRRITIARDSWIGAGALVLADVSSQCVIGAGSIVTKPTQARTISVGIPAREIGKRGEATTLPERAAVMSPPATQVDEVRAETTQ, encoded by the coding sequence TTGAAGGAACTTGCAAAACGAATCGTCCGCGGACTAGCGATCGTCGCGGTCTCGCCGCTGCTGCTAACCCACGCGATTGCATCAAAGGTGTCTGGCCGAGACAGTTCGCTCGAATCGCATTCGCAGTTGCTCTCTCTGATCCCCGGAACGCTCGGAAGCTACCTCCGTGTTGGCTTCTATCGTTGCACGATTCAGTACTGCGACCCGACAGCGACGATTTGTTTTGGGGCGTTACTCAGCAAGGCGTCCGCTCGAATCGAAAAGAATGTCTATGTCGGTCCGCGTTGCATGCTCGGGTGGGTCAATTTGGAGCAGGATGTCCTTCTAGGTCCAGCGGTCCAAATCCCTAGCGGTCCACACACTCATGGAATAGAAGATCTTTCCGTCCCAATCCGTGAACAACCGGGCAAACCTCGACGGATCACGATCGCGAGGGACAGTTGGATCGGGGCTGGGGCATTGGTATTGGCCGACGTTAGTTCGCAATGTGTCATCGGAGCCGGAAGTATCGTGACCAAGCCGACCCAGGCGCGGACGATTTCTGTCGGTATCCCCGCAAGAGAGATTGGCAAACGGGGAGAAGCGACTACCTTGCCCGAACGTGCTGCGGTGATGTCACCACCTGCCACCCAGGTGGACGAAGTCCGCGCTGAGACCACGCAATAA
- a CDS encoding glycosyltransferase, whose protein sequence is MKKICIFQPSVNVASETFIKAHGERLPGVVGVVWSSNGLPCLEGSVLPRQSVSRRGARKLSRLVKGEGWKAEVDQGYCDAIRQTGAEVALAEYGPTGVAIADACRKLDLPLVVHFHGYDASQTDTIDQYSDRYKKLFDQASAVIGVSQAMVSQLQRLGCPEEKVVYNPYGIDCDRFQGASPLDSEPVFLAVGRLVEKKAPYLTILAFREVLARCPEARLRIVGDGPLMGVCRDMAIGCEVEHAVTFLGPLSHEDVQREMGMARAFVQHSVVASSGDSEGTPLAVLEAGATGIPVVATRHAGIPDVVVDGETGLLVDERDVSAMAAAMVRLAENRSLASSLGANAAKHVRSRYTMDHHITRLASILELSATGGDIVAEKSKICRELLGDAYEDSLLSSNAN, encoded by the coding sequence TTGAAGAAAATCTGCATTTTTCAGCCTTCGGTCAATGTCGCATCGGAGACGTTCATCAAGGCCCATGGTGAGCGGTTGCCAGGTGTCGTTGGTGTCGTGTGGAGTTCAAACGGGCTCCCTTGTCTTGAAGGGAGTGTGTTGCCCAGGCAGTCGGTGAGTCGGCGCGGTGCAAGGAAGCTTTCCAGGCTCGTAAAAGGCGAGGGGTGGAAAGCGGAGGTTGATCAGGGATATTGTGATGCGATCCGGCAAACCGGAGCCGAGGTGGCTTTGGCGGAGTATGGGCCGACGGGCGTTGCGATCGCTGATGCTTGTAGGAAACTTGATTTGCCGCTCGTCGTGCATTTTCATGGGTACGATGCGAGTCAGACTGATACGATTGATCAGTATTCCGATCGCTATAAGAAACTGTTCGATCAAGCTTCTGCCGTAATCGGTGTTTCGCAAGCGATGGTGTCCCAGTTGCAGCGACTGGGGTGTCCTGAAGAAAAGGTTGTGTACAACCCGTACGGAATCGATTGCGATAGATTTCAAGGTGCATCGCCTCTTGATTCGGAACCGGTTTTTTTAGCGGTCGGCCGGTTGGTGGAAAAGAAAGCTCCGTACCTCACGATTCTCGCGTTCAGGGAAGTTTTGGCTCGATGTCCTGAGGCAAGGCTGCGAATCGTCGGAGACGGTCCGTTGATGGGAGTGTGCCGTGACATGGCGATCGGCTGTGAGGTAGAGCATGCCGTTACATTTCTTGGGCCGTTGTCGCATGAAGATGTGCAGCGCGAAATGGGGATGGCGCGTGCATTCGTGCAGCACTCAGTGGTCGCGTCCAGCGGGGATAGTGAGGGCACGCCGCTAGCGGTGCTGGAAGCAGGTGCCACTGGGATTCCAGTTGTTGCGACGCGGCATGCTGGGATCCCTGACGTTGTTGTCGATGGAGAGACGGGCTTGCTGGTTGATGAGCGAGACGTCTCCGCCATGGCTGCGGCTATGGTTCGATTGGCTGAGAACCGCTCGTTGGCTTCAAGTCTAGGTGCTAATGCCGCGAAACACGTACGAAGTCGTTACACCATGGATCATCACATCACTCGCTTGGCAAGCATCCTTGAGCTTTCCGCCACTGGCGGTGATATCGTGGCTGAAAAATCTAAGATATGCCGCGAGCTTCTCGGTGATGCTTATGAGGATTCATTGTTAAGCTCTAATGCAAATTGA
- a CDS encoding glycosyltransferase family 4 protein has protein sequence MASKKDSQRPSVDCLVVSDIFPPTIGGSGRWLWEVYQRQDEGTCVVVAGCAENSKRVDEVYPQTVIRQKLMMKSRGVLNGKALRDYYRISWVLRGIVKQYQPRIMHAARPLNEGLACRLTSMLTGVPYACYVHGEDVNVAKTSRDLTFATRFAIKGAVALIANSTFTKQLLIDDWGVSPDRIVLMHPGVDTKRFANANVAVEGSKSLNLLTAGRLQKRKGHDVVIQALLELMKLFPEVSYTVAGSGEELSSLQSLAKSLGVDDRVRFAGEVDDQQLVTLYHECDIFVLANRAVGQDVEGFGIVLLEAQASGKPVIAGRSGGTADTMVEGQTGFLIDATTPDELIQCVRENLATAGQREAMGQAAVRHVQSNFDWEQLGKQAKSRFEEILAKC, from the coding sequence TTGGCATCTAAAAAGGATTCGCAGCGTCCCTCGGTCGATTGTCTTGTCGTCTCGGACATCTTCCCGCCTACAATTGGAGGGAGTGGTCGATGGCTGTGGGAAGTGTATCAGCGTCAGGATGAAGGCACATGTGTTGTCGTTGCAGGGTGTGCCGAAAACTCCAAGCGAGTGGATGAGGTTTACCCGCAAACGGTGATTCGTCAAAAGCTGATGATGAAGTCACGCGGAGTTTTGAACGGCAAGGCGCTTCGTGATTACTATCGGATCTCATGGGTCCTGCGGGGGATCGTCAAACAGTATCAGCCGAGGATCATGCATGCCGCTCGTCCTCTGAATGAGGGTTTGGCGTGCCGGTTGACTTCAATGCTAACAGGGGTGCCCTATGCGTGCTATGTGCATGGTGAGGACGTCAATGTCGCCAAAACCAGTCGCGACTTAACATTTGCAACACGTTTCGCGATTAAGGGTGCGGTTGCGCTAATTGCCAACTCAACTTTTACCAAGCAGTTATTGATTGATGACTGGGGCGTGTCGCCGGATCGGATCGTGTTGATGCATCCTGGCGTCGATACGAAGCGTTTTGCCAATGCCAATGTGGCTGTCGAGGGATCGAAATCGCTGAATTTATTGACAGCGGGGCGTCTGCAGAAGCGAAAGGGGCATGATGTTGTCATTCAGGCGTTGCTCGAGCTTATGAAGCTATTTCCCGAGGTCTCCTATACGGTCGCCGGTTCTGGTGAAGAGTTGTCTTCGTTGCAGTCGCTGGCGAAATCGCTTGGGGTTGATGATCGGGTTCGTTTTGCGGGTGAGGTTGATGACCAACAGTTGGTGACCCTTTATCACGAGTGTGATATTTTCGTGCTGGCCAATCGTGCGGTAGGTCAGGATGTCGAAGGTTTTGGGATTGTGCTGTTGGAAGCTCAGGCATCGGGCAAGCCGGTGATCGCCGGGCGCAGTGGTGGAACCGCCGATACGATGGTCGAAGGGCAGACCGGGTTTCTGATTGACGCGACGACACCAGACGAACTGATTCAGTGCGTGCGTGAAAACTTGGCCACAGCAGGTCAGCGCGAGGCGATGGGGCAGGCTGCGGTGCGTCACGTCCAATCGAATTTTGACTGGGAGCAACTTGGAAAGCAGGCCAAAAGCCGTTTTGAAGAGATCCTTGCGAAGTGCTAG